The DNA window CCTTCTCCATCTAGGGTTTCTTCGTTCAGCTAATAAACTAGGGTTAGACGACAACAAGCTTAGCTCTCGTTCCGCCGATCGCCGCTCGGAGAACGGCGCCGTCGAAGTGAGAGAGGGAGAACAGCGCCGTCGAAGTGAGAGAATGAACTTTCGAATTATTGCCTGAACCTATTTCTTactctttcttttgttttttaatattatttatttgatattttaaatgatatatcattaaaataaattaaggtTTTAATTAGGGAGTTAGTAATCACAATTAACATgattaagttggtcaaaattgtgattaaaatcgttgactgttaaatattaacggaattgttaatgcaggaccaattgtgatccaatTTGAAATGGACAAGACCAacaaattcaaaagataaagtttatgatcaaaatgataaaatgagaatATGTTCCGGACCAATTTTGTCTTTTACTTAAATTGAAATAACAGGCGGAAAATTCCTTTTCATCGCTCTCTAAACCCTAAAAACCCTAACACTCTCTCGGCTTCAACCACACCAAATCATCAATGGCGTTACGCAGCAAGCTCCGATCATCGCCGCTTCTCCACCACGCCCGTCGCTTCTCCACCTCGATCCTGAGCCCGGACTCCAAAAACCCCCTCACCAGCAAAGAGAAATCGCGCGCCGCTCTCTCCCTCATCCGCTTTGAGAGCAATCCAGAGCGTGTCCTCGACATCTGCCGCTCCGCTGCCCTCACCCCCGACACGCACCTCGACCGCGTCGCCTACTCCCTGGCCATCAACAAGCTCAAAAAATCGCACTACTACGAAGGTATCCGCTCCTTCATCAACGATTCCCTAGCCCGCCCCGATCTCAAATCGGAGCGCTCTGTTTCTCATTTCATCGTTCTCTACGGACAATCTGGCCTCGTCAAGGACGCAATCAAGCTGTTCGACGAAATCCCTAAGTACGGCGTCGAGCATAACGTGAAATCGCTGAACGCGCTGCTGATGTCGTGTATCATGGCCGGAGAATATGGCGAGATGAAGAGGATTTTCTCGGAATTTCCTGCTAAGTATTCGGTTGAGCCGGATTTGGACACGTTTAACACTGTTTTGAAAGGCTTCTGCGAGTCTGGCAGCTCGAATTCAGCTTACTCTGTTCTGGCGGAGATGGAGAGGAAGGGGATTCAGCCTAACGCCACCACATTTTCCGTTGTGGTTGCTGGTTTCTACAAGGAGGAGAAGCTGAGCGACCTGGAGAAGCTTACGGAGGTGATGAAGAAGTTTGGGGTTAAGCACGGGCTCGGCGTCTACAATGCTAAGATTCAGAGCTTGTGCAAGCTCAAAAGGTCGGATGAGGCGAAGGAATTGTTGGAGGAGCTCGTGGAAAAGAAGATTAAACCAAACTCTATGACATATGGCCATTTAATCTACGGATTTTGCAAAGAGGAGAAATTGGAGGAGGCCAAGGCTTTGTTCAAGGAGATGGTTGATCGGAAATTGAAACCGGGGTCAGAGACTTACTTCTATTTGGCACAGTATTTATGCAAAGGGAAGGATTTTGAGGCGGCATTGGACATTTTTAAGGAATGCATTGCTAAAGGGTGGGTTCCTCGCATTGCAACGACAGAGTTGCTTGTGAATGGTTTGATCAGCATTGGGAAGGTTGAGGAGGCGAAGGAGATCATTGGGACGATGAAGGAGAAGTTCTCGAGGCATGCTGATAAGTGGACTGAGGTTGAGGAAGGGTTAGCTAAGTAGAGAGCAAGAAGCATGGTTGCAGATACGTTTTTCTGTTAACTCGTATCATTTGATCTCAGCAATAAGCTTAATTAGATGATTTTTAGTTGTCTAAGATGATTGTTCTATGCAAGTTCTGCAACAACCTTTTTCTATTGAATCTGACTTGATATTTTGCCGTTCCTactgtttttttaataaatttgctTGTGTTAGTTTATGGACTTTATATTTTCATAGGATGTTTCATTTTGCATCTCTGTTTCTTGTTTGTTCAAATTATAAAAGATTGGAAGCTGCATTTACTTGGCTATGGTTATCTGCATTTTCAGTCTTAAGTTGATGTGTGTAATTATGTCTATGTTAACAATGGAA is part of the Salvia splendens isolate huo1 chromosome 22, SspV2, whole genome shotgun sequence genome and encodes:
- the LOC121787355 gene encoding pentatricopeptide repeat-containing protein At1g61870, mitochondrial-like, whose amino-acid sequence is MALRSKLRSSPLLHHARRFSTSILSPDSKNPLTSKEKSRAALSLIRFESNPERVLDICRSAALTPDTHLDRVAYSLAINKLKKSHYYEGIRSFINDSLARPDLKSERSVSHFIVLYGQSGLVKDAIKLFDEIPKYGVEHNVKSLNALLMSCIMAGEYGEMKRIFSEFPAKYSVEPDLDTFNTVLKGFCESGSSNSAYSVLAEMERKGIQPNATTFSVVVAGFYKEEKLSDLEKLTEVMKKFGVKHGLGVYNAKIQSLCKLKRSDEAKELLEELVEKKIKPNSMTYGHLIYGFCKEEKLEEAKALFKEMVDRKLKPGSETYFYLAQYLCKGKDFEAALDIFKECIAKGWVPRIATTELLVNGLISIGKVEEAKEIIGTMKEKFSRHADKWTEVEEGLAK